One Arcobacter sp. FWKO B genomic window, TTTTTTACCACTTTTTATTGCTGCAACAGTTGGAGCAAGTCCCAAAAAACCAACAAGTGCATTTACAACCACTTTAGAATCAGCTTCTTCAACAGCTTTTACAATTTCTAACGCACCTGCTGTTACATTTTTATGATTTACTTTTGAAATATCTTCCTTATTAGCAATTACAACTTTTTGTGGTTTAAACTCTTTTATCTGTTCATTTAATAACTCAATACTATTACCAGCTACTAATACTTCAACTTCAAGATTAAATCGTTTCGCGACTTTGAGGGTATTTACCCCTATAGAGCCTGTACTGCCTAAAACGACCATGAAATAAGCCTTAATAACACTACCATTACCACTGCACCAAATAAATATCCATCTAGCCTATCTAAGACTCCACCATGTCCAGGGAAAATATCTCCACTATCTTTTACATTTGCTTCTCTTTTTAGATAGCTCTCAAATAAATCACCAAATACAGATGCTATACTTACAAAAAATGAAACAACTAAAACACTTACCAAAGAAAAGCCCAAGAATGAGAACAGTACACCAAATACTGTACCTATTATTACCCCTCCTATTACACCTTCTATAGTTTTATTTGGTGATGTCTCACTAAATTTTGTCTTACCTATACTTTTACCTACAAAATATGCCCCTATATCAGTACCAGCAACGACTGCCAATAGCCATAAAAGTGCTAAAATACCAAATTCATAATACAATGATAATATAAATAAAAAAGGCACTAAAGGATATAAGAGAGGGGCTATGTTTTGCTTATCAAACTCTTTTGTATATGCAAGTTTTGCACCAAAAAGTAAAAATACTATAAATACCAAATCTATAGGATTTGGATAAAAATATGCACAAAGCCATATACCTATACTATAAGCATATAAAGATTTTTTTTGAGTGTTAATAAGAGCCATCATCTCTTTTAAACCTATAACCATCAAAATACCAATCATAGCCCATATTACAAATGGAGAGTTAATTACCCCTACAATTGCAACAACAATCAGCATGACTAGAGCTGTTTTTATTCTAAGTGAACTTGATTTTAGTAATTCCCACATTTTGTACCTTTTTTTATACTTTTACTTTTATTGTTTGGTAGTTATTATACAAAACATTAGCTTTTGTTTGTATTTTTA contains:
- a CDS encoding phosphatidate cytidylyltransferase, with translation MWELLKSSSLRIKTALVMLIVVAIVGVINSPFVIWAMIGILMVIGLKEMMALINTQKKSLYAYSIGIWLCAYFYPNPIDLVFIVFLLFGAKLAYTKEFDKQNIAPLLYPLVPFLFILSLYYEFGILALLWLLAVVAGTDIGAYFVGKSIGKTKFSETSPNKTIEGVIGGVIIGTVFGVLFSFLGFSLVSVLVVSFFVSIASVFGDLFESYLKREANVKDSGDIFPGHGGVLDRLDGYLFGAVVMVVLLRLISWSF